The Mastacembelus armatus chromosome 24, fMasArm1.2, whole genome shotgun sequence sequence gtgcaaccctggacatgtaacagttaAAGACTCtatctgcactccagacattgagctgttggtggttggactgaggccatactacctgccccgtgagttttcacacaccattgttgtgactgtttacattcctccatcagctgcagcacagagtgcatgtgacatcatccacacagttgtccctggtctccaaacaaaacaccccagtgcccttatactaattaatggggattttaaccatgtcagtatttcgggaactctcagtatgtggactgtgcaacacgattaaataagattcttgatctcttttatgccaatgtgaaggagacatacagctcttcagccctccccccacttggtggatcagaccacaacttaatatatctagtaccaacatacaagcccgtagtaagacagcagtctgccaCCAAGAgttatgtgaaggtttggtcaaaggatgctgaggaggccctgcaggagtgcttcagggttacaaactgggaccttttcatggacgctcatggtgaggacatcgaaggcatctctcactgtatgACAGACTACATCCGCTTCTGTtaggacaatgttgttccatccaaaaaagtttgttgtttcctcaataataagccatggataaataaggacattgaAGGCCTCCACCACCtcagctgatgccttggggtctcttcacatccctccacctaacatctctgccaatgctgcctccccattgcccactgatgccatctcctctatcagcagccatacaacattgaagtatacctgacctccaataactcctcccctgccctcaccatctgactcctcaacaacacaatacacaggcccagcctttgccacagaacaggtgagggaggaactatccaaactaaagaccaacaaagcaaaaggaccagatgagatcagttccagagtacttaaggtgtgtgctggacagcttgcagaggtttttcagaaactcttcaacttctctctgaggctcaaaaaggtgtataagttatggaaaacttcctgtattgtcccattaccaaaaagaggccgtcccagtacccttagtgatttcagaccagtagcgccaacatcacatgtcatgaaagtgtttgagagactggtcccGCAACAtctgaggtctcaagtgtctgactttctggaccccctgcagtttgcatatcaggaacacattggagtggaagatgccatcatcttcttaatgcacagagcatactcccatctggagaggcagctcaacactgtgagagtcatgttctttgacttttaaagtgctttcaacactattcagccccacctgctaagtgcaaagatgtaGGATATGGAAGCTCCTGCAGACATAGTGGAGTGGATCACAGACTACCTCACCggcagccacagtttgttcgcttagatggctgcatatctgatgtggtgattaGCAGCACTGGTGCACTCCAttgtactggcaccattcctgtttacactctacacctcagacttctgctacaactcaggaacctgtcacctccagaagttctctgatgacttttcaatcattggatgcatcaataacaataacgatgaggaatacagacacttgataaaaagctttgtcgattggtgtaacaacaactttTTAAAGCTCAAtgtcaagaaaaccagagaactggtggtggactttaggaggagcaggaagatcccagtccctgtctccatccttggagaggaagtagagattgtggactcctacaaataccatggagtccacattaacaacaaactggattggtcaaacaatacacatgcactcttcaagaaaggacagagcagactgttcttccgCAGGAGACTTTGTTCCTTTGGcatgtgcaacaagctactgaagatgttctatcagtctgtagtagtgagtgcactgttctttgcagttgtgtgctggggaggtggcatcagggctggtgaggccaacagactaaacaagttaatcaggaaggcaaaatctgttgttggactggaactggacagtctggaggcttTGTTCGAGATGAGGATGATGGATAAAATCAGCTCCATACTGGACAGTCCTGCCGACCCACTTCATGTggaactgtggtgaatgggaagctcattcagccacagactaattcctcctaaagccaagactgagagattcaggaaaTCTTTcgtgtccacggccataagactctataattccacaatataaacaacaacgcacacacacacacatatagaataactgctgtaacaattgaatttccccttggggattaataaatacttcttcttcttcttcttcaaataaaaaggttttgttttttaaaattactgtgAAAAGGAATTTCCTTGTTGAAATGAGAAAGTCTTTCATCTTAAAATAGATAcagattgtttttcttctgatggCAGCAATATGCTGCTGAAGAACATCTGAtttgacaaaaatattattttcaccaGTAGGTGTAAACTACCTGGTTATTCTTTGTCTCTCTGAATGCGGCTCTCTGCCAGTGTCTTCTGTGCCTGGGGTCTGCGTCTGTCTATATTTGAAGGATTTCCCTCCTCCTctatgtttgtttctcttttttatggtatttccataaaaaaaattgtggtgTTGTCGCACTAGTGAACAGTCTTGTTATACACATCACAGTTTATATATACTGAGGTAATGCCAcacagctcctcctcctctctgccatcATACTATCATGTATTCACTCACTCCCTGCACTCAACCGCAAAACACTGGAGAACAGGCGGAACATGCAATACGTGAAAGGAGCTTTGGTGTCTGCAGACATGTCTGCTCTTTGATGAAACAGGAGCAACGCACTGAATGTGCTGGTATCGATGCTATCGATATTTGGCTCAATCTGCCGACCCctaatatttttacttttggttGAGATGCTGTAATATTTCATGTATCTATGATAAAATGTTTGAATTAAGCATTCTGATGAATATTAACACTTATACTTAATAccttttgacagtggagaaatGTGTAAACCTCCCCATTGCTAAAATGACTGTATGGTTTATTAATCCAGTTAATCCAATAACTGCTTCCATATTACCGTACTCTCAGTGTATATTCTCATTTGGCAAGAAACACTGGAGGGAAAAGGTTTGGTCCTTGTGGCTCGCCGTTTTACGTCACTGTAAGTTGACGTGTGGCTAGACTGGAGAGCTGAAGTTAGCCAGCTAGCTGACACGTCTTGATATCGGACGGACAACCAAAGCACTGACTGCTGACTGTTTCTGGAAGAGTACGAGCTTTTAGCAATGGCGGCTGACTGGGAAGAAATTCGTCGTCTTGCCGCTGATTTCCAGAGAGCACAGTTTACTGACACTGTGCAAAGGTAACCGATAGTGGCAGCTAGCTTCATGCAGCTGCTAGTAGCAATGCTAGGGTTAACCATCATTGAACTAAGTTGGACTAAGTTGTAACTTTCTCCTTCCTGTTAACAGCTGTTGTTTGCAATAACAAAAAACTACACAACTCAGGTTTAACAATTGGCAACGAGACACCCGAATGATACGTGCAAATGTCTCCACAGGCTGTCGGAGAGGAATTGCATTGAAATTATTGCTAAACTGGTTCAGGACAAGAAGCTGGATGTTGTGCACACACTCGATGGAAAGGAGTACATCACCCCAGGACAGATCAGCAGGGAGATCCGAGATGAGCTCTACGTCCATGGAGGTCAGTCTAACAGCACAGCCCTGGTGCCAGAATGACAGAGAGCATTTATAAGCCTTATGTAGGAGCATCATCATGTATTGTGGCCTTACATTAAATAACTTAGCCGAGGCATGGGCAGGTGTGGTATATTCAAAATTGGACATGGAAGCCAAGGATACATCATTAAAGAAATCATTTTACTTCACAGGACGAGTCAACATTGTGGAGCTCCAGCAGGTATATATTCACAACTTAAAATATTACTTGGAGACCTATATGTGTCAATACCAAAGTGAGGCTAAGACTTTTTGTTATCACTAGTCTATTCTTAAGACATCCTATAATGCTGTCGTGGTCTTCTTCCTCACAGATTATCAATGTGGATTGGGTCCATGTTGAAAATAGAGCAAGTGAAATTGCAAAGTCTGATAAAGCAGTTCAGCTAATACTGGGACAACTTATTGATGAGTGAGTATTAAGTGAAATTTTAAATCACATTGTTGCATTAATCAATCTAACCATAAAACAGAGTCTAAAACATATGTGATCTGTCAGTGGGTAGCACAGTGTCTCAGCTAGAATTGGCCCCAGCCTTCCgtgaccctgaattggactaagtgTTATAGAAATTACATGAACTGTTACTTAAACCAAAAGAAATCGCCAGAAGTATCCATTAAACAACACCCTCAGCACCTTCTTATTCTCCTTCTTATTTGTTGGTGCCTATTAAAATACACTTATTAAAAACCTTATTTAGGTATGACCTGATTTAGGTATGACCCCATATCTTTTCTACATGGGGTATCATTTGATTTGTATGTGCTGCTATTGTGAATGTTAAAGTTAAGCACTTTGAGGTAGGACTGTGATTACATTACTTATTTTGAGTGTTCTAGTTTAAGTAAAGGTTCTATTAAGTAAAGGTCAGGTTTGCCATTGGTTTTTAACAATCCAGTTAAACCTAAAGTGAAGTGGGAATTTTAGTGATCTGGTATTGTCTGCAGCACGTACGTGAACCGTTTAGCTGAGGAGGTGAATGACAAACTGCAGGAGGCTGGTCTGATCAGCATTGCAGAACTGTGTAAAAGCTATGACCTCCCAGGAGATTTCTTAACTGAGGTAAGTGGCACTGCAGCTAGTCTTTCCTTGCATATGTTTAGCAGACAAGAAACTTAATGATAAGATAGGcaataatgtgtattttgtatgCATCTCAGGAGTTGTCGAAGCGTCTTGGGAAGATAATCCAAGGCGAAATGGACCACTATAACAGGGGCATCATATTTACTCCAGCTTTTGTTGCACGGCACAAAGCCAGAATACGAGGGCTTTTCAGTGGCATCACCAGGTAAACATTGTTATaagacatttcacacatttgGCCTCACACCAGAAAGAATCTTACAAATGAAGTAGTGGCACACATGAGTGATTAAGACTATTACAGTTTTCCCACACCTCAGATTTTAAGTGTAAACAAAATGATAGCCGCACATGGTTAAAAGAGAAGACACTTTTGTGACTTGGAAATCATtatgttttaaagtgaaatgaaagCTAAAATACAATTCTGATTGATAACATGTCCATAGAAACTGTATTCATATGTTTTACTTTTGGTGctaaatttatgtttttgtttgatttctgaCAGCATCAGAAATCACTGCAAGCTCTGCAGtgtgaaattcttttttttcagtccttAAGAACATTTTTGTGAATAACCTGCTCACAGAATAGGTTGCAGTTTGGGGCTATTGATCTTGCTAATCAGCACATCTAACAACTCTAAAGAGGTGGTATTTATCAAGTTGCAACAAGCGATTTATGAACACAGAGTTTAATGAATCTGACCCGGAATATTGAGATAAAAGGGAGAACTGCAAAAGTGTCCATGCATGGGACCTGGTGtcttttttaactgttttttgtttcatgctGAATACCTTCCTGTTTGTCTCTAGACCAACACCTGTCAGCAGCATGATCGGAACATATGGATTTCAGGAACATCTTCTCTATTGTAAGCAGAGCCTCCTCTGATGTTGATGACATTTATTTGACCGGTTGTTCCATAGCGTATTTTAATCAGATGGCTTTTGTTGATCCCAGCTGTCTTGGAAGAGTTTATTAACAGTGGACGTCTTAAAGGAAGTGTGGTAGGAGGACGGCAGGACAAAGCTGTGTACATTCCTGATATTTAtgccaaaacacaaaatacttgGGTGGACTCTTTCCTCCAGCAGAACGGATACTtaggtatgtttttttttttttattgctgttttaatCACGTTTATGTTgcatcctgttttgttttctcagcttTGACACGTTCTCCTTACTGCACTTGCAGTTAAAATGTCAGCACACGAATGTTGTTCTGTAATGTCACTGTTAAGCACTCCCCCGCTCACTCCACATAGATGTTTCATAACAACAAGGATCTCTCCAGAGATAGATGAACAGGGTGGAggtaacaaaaataacaatactGAAGAATGAATAgaatttcaaacaaaatgtgtattGTTCGAGATACCACGGTTCTGTTCCATCCTTGCAGCATTTCTGCTGCCAGTTTTAAAGTTcttcataacattttttttatgaaacTTTGACGAGACCAAGTTAACTCAAACTTGAACAAATCGACATACTGCAATTAAATTACCTCTTTGCGTCATCTTCTCATGCTGTGATTACATACACTGTGTCTTTTGGACAATAGATTGAGGTGTCATCAGAGAGCACATGGATGTTTCTCCATGAGCATTTCCGTACCTCTGATTTACTTTTCTgttgaataaaatataatgcCCTTGTGAGAAACGTATCTGGGATTCAGCAGGTTAACAAACAATAAGTCCAATATAGGATTTACAGACATAAGCcaatacaaaagacaaaagataaAATAGTCACAAAAGAAACAGTTACAAAAGTACACACAGAACCTGCAGGCAGCTATGTCTGTCATTAACATCattttactttcagtttgtctgtaGTTAAGGTTCTTTTGAGCTTTTGTTGTATCTTGTGTCTGACAGGGGCACAGATTGAATGTGAAGACAATATTCTCTATACTAATATTCTGTAAAATCATATTCGCatgttgcaaaataaaaaaccaGTAAATACAGTTACTGTGATATAATTAGATCCCAATAAGCACTGAATACCAGTATTGCAGTGCTGCTTTCAATGACTGAAATCCAACACTGATCTACACTAATACCTGCAGTGTGACTTCCACTAACCCCTTGTGTCTCATATAAATGCATCTTTATGACAAAGCTGACTGTAAATCAAATTGCCCCTCAGTGGATAATAAAGTTTACCTTAAACCTTTAAGCTAATTTTGTCAATGAAAACTAAGACAAGAACTGTTCATCAACCTATGGCATCatcaaataaaaactaaacaccCTGAAAGACAGATGACTGGACATGAAGTAATGCCATATTAATGTCTGTCACAAAATCTTGATAAGTAAAAGCTTCCTGCACTGCCTGAAATAGCTTGTGCACTAATGATAATTTATCTGCTCGACCTGTTCCACTGCTATTAATAGGATGCATCACACATTCACTAACATTCTGTATGTCTTCTCATGTTGCATATGGTTTATGAACTAAACTCATCAACAGTTCACAGAGAATTAGACGagaatacagaaacaaaaagctgagACAGCTTGCTGCTTTTTTGGGCACAGGAATGTGGACactgcatgaataaataaaccttCCAATAGCCCACCGCAACACCTGTAACCATGGTGTGTACACAGTAAAGGTGGCAAAAGCTGTCACCTCAAAATGTTTATCAAGcgtgtaaatattaaaaatgtaggACAAAAATGTGACTAAAATATCAAGGAtgaaaactagactaaaacatgttctgtttttgttggctAAAACTAGCTATTATAAATTTTTATAAAAATCATGTAACAAAATGAACCTGGCTTTACAGTAGTAGTGTGAAGTACTTGCATTAGCATTACTGTAACTGATGAAAGTCTTCCTCCTGCAGAGTTTGATGCATTGGTCAGGCTGGGGATCCCCGACCCCTCCAGTTACATCAAGAAACGCTTCAAATCTACCAAGCTGCTGTTCCTCAGAGCAGCCTGTGTGGGGCAGGCTCTGGTCGACCAGGTGGAGGCCTCAGTGGAGGAAGCTGTCAACTCCGCCACATGGACTGACATACAGGTGCTTGCATAGTGCTACACTTAGCTACTTTTGCATCATTATCATCTTACTGTTAAAAGCTGTTTTATGCTCTCATTCTGACCCTGTCCACTTTAGCCCATTCTGCCCAGCTGCCTCTCGATGGAGGACATTGGGATTTTGATCAACCAGGCTATGAGGAACACTAACATCCAGTCCACTGCCAGAGTGCTGGGAGGCACAGTTGTCGTCAGTGAGAAGTTTATAAGTAACTGTCTCTCTTTATTTGATGAGGCCATGCTGCAGAAAGCCCAGAAGGTTATCACACTTCTCCACAGAAGACTCTTTAAATGTCATGCTTTAGAACTTTCAAAGTATAGTGTTAGTGCTTTTCTGTGATTGTATTTTCAGGAAGTGAAAAATTGTCCAGTGTTTCTGGTAACTGAAGAGGATCTGAAGCAAGCATCCATGCTGATGGAAAGTGCAGCCCCttctaaaaaggaaaaaagagaagctGAACGCAGGAAAAAGGCAACAGGTTTGTAAAAATGCCCTGCATGTTCcccctgcatttttttttttttgggatcATATGTCATCtcttacctgtctgtctgtcagaggGCAGTGGCAGTGTGAAAGCAGGTGGGGGAGGCAACGCCAGAGAGATCCGCATTCGTAAAACTAAGAAGAAAGGCAAGAAAGATGAAGACAGCGACGAGGAAACTGGACCTTCACAGCAAAGTATGCTGAGGGCCACAAAGCTATTTTTTCTTCCAAGGGGACATAATGTCTCTATACACACATTAAGCCTGTTCAGTGAGGCATTTTACTGTAACAAGAACGCAATGGCTGGTTGGCTAGAAATGTCTCCCTTGGGTTGttaagctttttgttttttatcatgGAAGACAAAGGTAACTGTAGTATCCCTGTGAGACTAATTAGcttgtgttttacttttacCAAGATCGcagcaaacacactgaagcCCCCTTTATGGCCCAGAAGGAGATTGTAGCTGTTTTAGAGGAGAGAGTGAGTGACTGCCCTGAAGAAATCCTTTCTGAGCTGGCAGAGCATTTAGTAAGGTAATAGACaggtttgtctgtctttctctgctaATACTTCTCTGAAGAGATCCAAGAACAGCAAAATCTCTTACGCTTCCTGTCTGTTCAGGCATCTGAATAAAGCCTATCAGGAGGTTCTGCGGACAGTGTTCATGTCCTCCACCAGCTCTCCATCAGGCATCAACAAGAAGAAGTGCATGAAGGATCTGCAGGAGGAGATCTCCAACCTGTACAACAACATCCGACTCTTTGATAAAGGAGCCAGGTTCTTCTCTGGTAAATCCTAAATGTTAGAAAGTCCAAATATAACACTTTCTTTGATAACCACACATAATTAGGTCGagtcagaacacacacatcatataTGCAATGGGAAAGCAATCATATCACATATCACTTACTCTTTACAGTGATATTATCTTTACTGTCCATTAAGGGAAAatatacatactgtaagtgCCATATAAAAATAGGTTCTCCTTAGAGCTTCAGCATATATAGATGATcgtgaaataaaatgtttcatttatatAGACTTTTccaaacagttttaaaaagcgATTCACAGATGATagaatacacaaataaaataacgCTAAAAGAAAAGGAATGAAAGTTGAAGTAACAGCCTGTTTATAAATCGCAACAGAGTAAACTCCATTTACTTAGGAAGACCTGGCTTTCCAGACAAAAGCTCCAGAAAGAACAGTGGACTTGGTCTTAACTTTTTTGtcaatttatatttatataactcAAACTGAAACATTATCACCTCATGTGGATTATTTTAAATTGggtttaaaacattaaacaataaTGCTCTAAAACATATACAGTGTACTGTACAATACCAGTCACATGCCAATAAATGGCATTTCTTGCTAACCTTTAGATTCTTTATGTTTGCCATGACAGCAGTCTTACAGGTCAATaataaactgttgtttttttttttgtttttttttttgttttttttgtaaggaCATTCCAAAATGCCACAGTACATACAAAGGGTCCTTCTAATTCTAAAAATAAGAGTATATGTTTCTGCCACACCATGCAGAAACAGCACATGGTTCAGACAGATTAATTTTTCAGCCATACTTTGCTCATGTGCAGATGAAACCCAGGTCCAAATTGCCAAGCATGTCCTGAAGACTGTGTGCACTGACATCTCCAACGTCCTGGTCAACTTCCTGGCTGCTGACCTGATGATGTCTGTGGAGAACCCCACCTCCATCACCAGTGAGGTCAGAAAACACTCCTGCAGCTTTGCTTTTCTTGTGTCCTCTCTGTGGTTCACATGAATGCTTACTATGCTCTACTATGTCAGGAAGATACCAC is a genomic window containing:
- the ufl1 gene encoding E3 UFM1-protein ligase 1 isoform X1; its protein translation is MAADWEEIRRLAADFQRAQFTDTVQRLSERNCIEIIAKLVQDKKLDVVHTLDGKEYITPGQISREIRDELYVHGGRVNIVELQQIINVDWVHVENRASEIAKSDKAVQLILGQLIDDTYVNRLAEEVNDKLQEAGLISIAELCKSYDLPGDFLTEELSKRLGKIIQGEMDHYNRGIIFTPAFVARHKARIRGLFSGITRPTPVSSMIGTYGFQEHLLYSVLEEFINSGRLKGSVVGGRQDKAVYIPDIYAKTQNTWVDSFLQQNGYLEFDALVRLGIPDPSSYIKKRFKSTKLLFLRAACVGQALVDQVEASVEEAVNSATWTDIQPILPSCLSMEDIGILINQAMRNTNIQSTARVLGGTVVVSEKFISNCLSLFDEAMLQKAQKEVKNCPVFLVTEEDLKQASMLMESAAPSKKEKREAERRKKATEGSGSVKAGGGGNAREIRIRKTKKKGKKDEDSDEETGPSQQNRSKHTEAPFMAQKEIVAVLEERVSDCPEEILSELAEHLVRHLNKAYQEVLRTVFMSSTSSPSGINKKKCMKDLQEEISNLYNNIRLFDKGARFFSDETQVQIAKHVLKTVCTDISNVLVNFLAADLMMSVENPTSITSEVRVKILSKLPEETKGPLMKLHNCLNGKTIEDFLTNIETCTEMCGFMLKKGDKKKERQAMFQHRQALTEQLKETEDPALVLHLTSVLLFQASTHCMLHAPGRCVPQVIGTLTGRIPPEQQQLLSAYQSLVVKQLVSQSQGKKQEEADEQNEEARSVRTQLVALTPQVKELVLSQRKTSVNED
- the ufl1 gene encoding E3 UFM1-protein ligase 1 isoform X3 — translated: MAADWEEIRRLAADFQRAQFTDTVQRLSERNCIEIIAKLVQDKKLDVVHTLDGKEYITPGQISREIRDELYVHGGRVNIVELQQIINVDWVHVENRASEIAKSDKAVQLILGQLIDDTYVNRLAEEVNDKLQEAGLISIAELCKSYDLPGDFLTEELSKRLGKIIQGEMDHYNRGIIFTPAFVARHKARIRGLFSGITRPTPVSSMIGTYGFQEHLLYSVLEEFINSGRLKGSVVGGRQDKAVYIPDIYAKTQNTWVDSFLQQNGYLEFDALVRLGIPDPSSYIKKRFKSTKLLFLRAACVGQALVDQVEASVEEAVNSATWTDIQPILPSCLSMEDIGILINQAMRNTNIQSTARVLGGTVVVSEKFISNCLSLFDEAMLQKAQKEVKNCPVFLVTEEDLKQASMLMESAAPSKKEKREAERRKKATEGSGSVKAGGGGNAREIRIRKTKKKGKKDEDSDEETGPSQQNRSKHTEAPFMAQKEIVAVLEERVSDCPEEILSELAEHLVRHLNKAYQEVLRTVFMSSTSSPSGINKKKCMKDLQEEISNLYNNIRLFDKGARFFSDETQVQIAKHVLKTVCTDISNVLVNFLAADLMMSVENPTSITSEVRVKILSKLPEETKGPLMKLHNCLNGKTIEDFLTNIETCTEMCGFMLKKGDKKKERQAMFQHRQALTEQLKETEDPALVLHLTSVLLFQEQQQLLSAYQSLVVKQLVSQSQGKKQEEADEQNEEARSVRTQLVALTPQVKELVLSQRKTSVNED
- the ufl1 gene encoding E3 UFM1-protein ligase 1 isoform X2, giving the protein MAADWEEIRRLAADFQRAQFTDTVQRLSERNCIEIIAKLVQDKKLDVVHTLDGKEYITPGQISREIRDELYVHGGRVNIVELQQIINVDWVHVENRASEIAKSDKAVQLILGQLIDDTYVNRLAEEVNDKLQEAGLISIAELCKSYDLPGDFLTEELSKRLGKIIQGEMDHYNRGIIFTPAFVARHKARIRGLFSGITRPTPVSSMIGTYGFQEHLLYSVLEEFINSGRLKGSVVGGRQDKAVYIPDIYAKTQNTWVDSFLQQNGYLEFDALVRLGIPDPSSYIKKRFKSTKLLFLRAACVGQALVDQVEASVEEAVNSATWTDIQPILPSCLSMEDIGILINQAMRNTNIQSTARVLGGTVVVSEKFISNCLSLFDEAMLQKAQKEVKNCPVFLVTEEDLKQASMLMESAAPSKKEKREAERRKKATEGSGSVKAGGGGNAREIRIRKTKKKGKKDEDSDEETGPSQQNRSKHTEAPFMAQKEIVAVLEERVSDCPEEILSELAEHLVRHLNKAYQEVLRTVFMSSTSSPSGINKKKCMKDLQEEISNLYNNIRLFDKGARFFSDETQVQIAKHVLKTVCTDISNVLVNFLAADLMMSVENPTSITSETIEDFLTNIETCTEMCGFMLKKGDKKKERQAMFQHRQALTEQLKETEDPALVLHLTSVLLFQASTHCMLHAPGRCVPQVIGTLTGRIPPEQQQLLSAYQSLVVKQLVSQSQGKKQEEADEQNEEARSVRTQLVALTPQVKELVLSQRKTSVNED